The Aeoliella mucimassa genome includes the window AGGAATGAGACGCCTTGCTGCTTTTCCAGGGCAAACCGAGCGGCCAATTGATCGTATCGCGAGAGATCGAGATCGATGAAGCGAATCGAGCCCGCTCCAACAGCCTTACGCTTAGGAGGGGAAGCCTGAAGCAACGTGCCTGGAACGTGACGCGACTCCGCTAGCAAGAACAGACAGATCTGCTGCACGTGACTGCCGGTCGTGATATTCAGCACGTACTCTTCTTCATCCGGCTGAAACGGGTACGCACCGAAGAAGCCGTGCAGCTTGCCATACACCTCTTCGAGGTCCCAAGGATCACGAAACTCCAACTCGTGAAGGTTCACCTTGGTCTCGGGCGACACGCTGCCGATGTCGTCGGTCACGAGCTGCGCCATGGTGCGATAGTTCGGCTCGTAGAGCAACTCAAATCGGTCGATCAGGTAGTCTTCGTGCTGACATATCGCCACCGTAGGACGCCACCGCAGCCATCGGCTATCCTCTCGCCCCGCATCGAGCCGAGCCCCCAGTAATCCAAAAACGATCCGTTTCATTACACCTCCACTACCCGATACATTCCTCTAATATCATATCCCACAGGATAACTACTGGTGGTTTCATTGGACAAGCTGGAAACAGCACAGATCACAAGAACACGTCTAACCCTTTACCCAGCAATCACTTACGACGTGTTCTGAAAATCGCAACCTCGTTTGGCACGCGACATGCCTTCAGGCGTTTCGAAAAGACGGCATGCAATCCTACTTGGCCCGACTGACGAGAGATTTCCCATGGCTAACAAGAACCTATTCCAATCGATCCGCGGTACTTACACCGAAAAAACCAACACTCACAACAAAGCAGGCGGACAGGCTTATCGTCGGTCCGACAAGCAGGCACTCGGCCAACTGGCCACGACCGGCTGCTTGGGAGCGACCTTCTACGCTGGAGCGCAGGAGCAGCTCGATAAGGTGCTAAAACTCTCCGAAAAGGTCGAACCCGAATTCCTCGCCCGCTTGGCCGTATACGCCCGCACCGTGGGACACATGAAAGACATGCCAGCCCTATTGTGCGCAGTGCTATCGGTTCGCTCTCCAGGCTTACTGGCAGAAGTGTTCGATCGCGTGATCGACTCCCCAAAGATGATGCGCAACTTCGTACAAATCATGCGGTCGGGTGTGGTTGGGCGTAAGAGCCTGGGCACTTTGCCAAAGCGGCTTGTGCTCGATTGGCTTGCCGCCCGAAGTGACGATCAGCTGTTCGTTGGTTCGGTCGGTGCCGATCCTTCGCTAGCCGACGTCTTGCGAATGGTCCACCCTAAACCACAAACCGCTTCGCGTGAGGCCCTTTACGGTTACCTTATCGGACGCGAGTACAGACGTGATGCATTGCCACAACTAGTGCAGCAATACGAGACCTTTAAGCGAAACACGAATCCCGGAAAGGTGATGCTTCCCGAGGTTCCTTTCCAAATGCTTACTTCGCTGCCACTTACTCCGAAGGACTGGAAGCAGATTGCCCGCCGGGCTTCCTGGCAGATGACACGGATGAACTTAAACACATTCCTCCGTCATGGAGTACTTGAGGACCGCGAAATGGTGCACTTGATTGCGAATCGGCTCCGCAACCCACGATTGATCGAAAAGGCGCGAGTCTTTCCGTATCAACTCCTTGTGGCGTACTTGAACGTCAACCGCTCGGTTCCGATCGAGATCCAAGAAGCCTTGCAGGATGCTATGGAACTGGCGATTAAGAACGCCCCGCGCGTTGCCGGAAAAGTGCATGTGTGCCCCGACGTGTCGGGGTCGATGCACTCGCCGGTTACCGGATATCGCCAGGGTTCGTCGACCGCGGTGCGATGCTTGGATGTTGCCGCCCTGGTGGCAGCAACCATTCTTCGCCAAAACCGCTCGGCGGAAGTGCTGCCCTTCAAGGAAGACATCGTGAACATTCGCATGAATGGGCGCGATTCGGTGATGACAAATGCTGAGCGGATTGCCTCGGTTTCTCCAGGGGGAACCAACTGCAGTGCACCGCTACGCGAATTGAATCGCCGAAAAGCGAAGGGCGATTTGGTGATTTTCGTTTCCGACAATGAGTCGTGGATCGATTCGCCCGGATATGGACGTTTCGGTGGAAGCCGAACCGAAACCATGAAGCAATGGTCCTTGTTCAAGTCGCGAAACCGAAAAGCCCGTTTGATTTGCATTGACCTTCAACCGTCGGTCACCATGCAGGCAAACGAGCAAGCCGACATCGTGAACGTCGGTGGCTTCAGCGACCAGGTGTTCAAGCTCATCGCCGACGTGGCGAGCGGAAAACACTCGGTGGACCACTGGATTCAACAAATCGAGTCGATTCGACTGTAAACGACATGGCCGCTTCGGTGGCGGGAGCCTCCCGCTTCCGCCACCCACCCTTTCGCTCTAACCAACTTTGGCCGAATGCTGCTGGGACTACATTAACCCATGTAACATGTCTCAACAAAACCTTGTCGGCCTCTTTTAACTTCTAAGATCTAAGATCCCTTGACCGAAATGAGTGATTTTGAGCCGTACCTCACAATCACTCAAGAATCACCCTACGAAAAGAGACAACGCAACGAATGCCGATGGAACTACATGGTTCCGAAACCCGTGGTCGTGGGTTCGAGTCCCACCGGCCCCACTCGCTAACGCAAAATGCGTACAATGGGGCCGTAGCTCAGTAGGTAGAGCACGTAAACGTTTCATCACTCCTTGTCGTTGCGTCCTTAATCCATACCAACATCACAGGATAGCAGATGCCAAAGGAACTACACTCTGAAGGCTGCGGGTTCGAATCCCGCCGATCAGCTCACCGCTGGTCGTAGCTCAACGGATAGAGCACCAGAACGTTTCTTAACCACTTGCTGCTATCATGTCTTGCCAGAAGAGACAGAGGCTCCGATGACGACAACCA containing:
- a CDS encoding TROVE domain-containing protein, with product MANKNLFQSIRGTYTEKTNTHNKAGGQAYRRSDKQALGQLATTGCLGATFYAGAQEQLDKVLKLSEKVEPEFLARLAVYARTVGHMKDMPALLCAVLSVRSPGLLAEVFDRVIDSPKMMRNFVQIMRSGVVGRKSLGTLPKRLVLDWLAARSDDQLFVGSVGADPSLADVLRMVHPKPQTASREALYGYLIGREYRRDALPQLVQQYETFKRNTNPGKVMLPEVPFQMLTSLPLTPKDWKQIARRASWQMTRMNLNTFLRHGVLEDREMVHLIANRLRNPRLIEKARVFPYQLLVAYLNVNRSVPIEIQEALQDAMELAIKNAPRVAGKVHVCPDVSGSMHSPVTGYRQGSSTAVRCLDVAALVAATILRQNRSAEVLPFKEDIVNIRMNGRDSVMTNAERIASVSPGGTNCSAPLRELNRRKAKGDLVIFVSDNESWIDSPGYGRFGGSRTETMKQWSLFKSRNRKARLICIDLQPSVTMQANEQADIVNVGGFSDQVFKLIADVASGKHSVDHWIQQIESIRL